Part of the Chitinophaga parva genome is shown below.
TGGCATTGCATGCAGCAGGCGTGCCCGTTTCTTATCCGCTGGCAGATAAGGATGGGCAGTATTTGCAGGCATTGCCGGCCGCGGAAGGTACGCGCTACGCCATGCTGTTCTCCTTTGCGGAAGGCCATGCGGTGAACCTGCTTTCGCCAAACCAGTTGCAGGTGTTGGGCACACAGATGGCCCGCTTTCATAATGTGTCTGCCACGTTGCAGCTGAGTGATCCCCGCTGGGCCTTTGACCTGGACACTACTTTATTCATCCCGCTTGCCAATGCCCGTGATCATTTCGGGGAAGATGCCGCAGGCTATGCGTGGCTGCAACAGGCGGCCCGCGAAGTACAGGGACACCTGGCGGTCATGGATACCGCGGCTTTTGCCAGTGGTTACTGCCACTTTGATCTCTTGCCCAAGAACTTTCATTTTGATGAAAAGGACCACCTTACTTTTTTTGACTTTGACTTTTTCGGGAGAGGCTGGCTCATACAGGACATCATGACCTTCCGCCAGCAGTTGTTGCTGGACCGGCTGATGGGGCGGCTCACCGCGGAGCAGTTTACAGCAGCTTACGATCAATTTATCAGCGCTTATACGGCCGTGCGCCCGTTGGGTGACGAAGCGCTGAAAGCCATTCCTTGGCTGGGCCTGGGCTTCTGGATGTTTTATATGGGCTTTCATATGACGCACGACCAGTTTTACACGCTCATGCAGTCGCACGTGTTGCAAAGCCGCACTGCGTTTATCCGGAAGATCGTGGAGATGGACAGGGCGTAGGGGGTACGTAAGATGTCCAATGTATTGTTTTAATAAATGAGGCCGATTTGCATTGTATGGCTAATAAATTCAACTGATTAAATATATTATAAAGATTATTTTTTTATAATCTTTATAATATCCTTATCTTCAAAGCAGAAAATTTGCAAAGATTTGCATGAAAGTTGTAAGTGGATTGTTTAAAAAGTTATTACTTTTGCGGACCGTTTAGGTATTTCTGAGAAAATACCACGTAGAAGTAAACCCGTAGTTATCACCTTTCAACTATCGCACATGGAAAAGGTAAAGAAA
Proteins encoded:
- a CDS encoding phosphotransferase enzyme family protein — translated: MQTVFPTVYSTLDPAALATYIGRQYQLQDVLCQFLVRGVGDTYRVQARNARYILRIYRPSHRTQGNIAAEAELLLALHAAGVPVSYPLADKDGQYLQALPAAEGTRYAMLFSFAEGHAVNLLSPNQLQVLGTQMARFHNVSATLQLSDPRWAFDLDTTLFIPLANARDHFGEDAAGYAWLQQAAREVQGHLAVMDTAAFASGYCHFDLLPKNFHFDEKDHLTFFDFDFFGRGWLIQDIMTFRQQLLLDRLMGRLTAEQFTAAYDQFISAYTAVRPLGDEALKAIPWLGLGFWMFYMGFHMTHDQFYTLMQSHVLQSRTAFIRKIVEMDRA